The genomic stretch GTGTTTGTGGTGGTATTCAGTATATCCTTATCGTCACCCTGTAGGGGGTACAGGAGGCTGCCGGTTTCAGGCTGGCCGCCGCAAATATCGGCGGCGGCCTTTTCAATTATTATGACGAAGGTTAAAGATAAACGGTACCATGCCGTCAAAATGTATATAGATGCTGGAGCCATTAAGAAGCTACCAGACATTTTTGATGTCCTGCCGCCATCAATTCTGGCGAGAGATCTGCGTTTAAATTATGCACGATTGCGGAAGCGTTTGAAAAATACGAACCTCTTTACAGTGAAGGAACTCCGCAATCTTGCGGACCTGATAGAGGTTGAAGGTGTAGTGATCTACAGGCTCATGGATCATAAGAGCCTGTACACATAATTGCAAACTTCGTTTCTAAACTGGAAACGGTGACTGGCATGCTCAGGCATGGGATGCCGCTCAGCTTTGTCTATTGGCCGCCGTGCGCTCGATCTTACGCGGCGGCCTTTTTCTTCTCAAGTTGAGCGATCTCGAAGATGCTGTGTTTTTGAAAGTAAGTTACACCAGCTGCCTGCTCGTTGAGAATATCGACTGTTTCTGTTTTGATGACCAATTTCCCATCGGGATACTTGCAGGCAAATGAAGGGTCAAAAAACCGATAATGAATATACCAGGAAACCTCCATATTTGCCGATGGCTTTGAGTAGTTTTTGGGATAAACAGTAGGTTGGGAGCAGCTGCACCCATGTGGAAGCTTAATACGGGCCATTGGGCAAATTTTATAATGTTAACGTTATTGTTAACGTTTGATAAAAATGCCTGAGGCAAAGGAGAAAAAAATAAGCCGAAATTCAGTACAGAACTGGATTTCGGCTTAGTGTCCCCGCACGGGCTCGAACCGTGGACCCATTGATTAAGAGTCAATTGCTCTACCAACTGAGCTACGGAGACAAGGGGTGCAAAAATAAGCATTCATAGAATATAATCCTACAAATTTCTTTCCTGCTTTTTATTTTCTGTAGATCAAACGTCCAATAGGTTTGCCAGCTGTTATTGAAAATGAAACAGGCAGCGTGGGGCCTGGTGATTTCTTTAAGAGCTTCTTTTCTTACAGGACCTGTATTTCCGGCGCCTTTCCTTTTTGCAGGAACAGCTGCCGGGTAACGCAGGCAGGTATCTCTTCCCGGTAATGACTTACATACAAGAGAGTGGTGCCTGCTTCGTGGCAGATCTGGTTGATCAGTTCCCGGAACCTGGCCACCTGGCTTTCGTCCAGGCCCTGGCAGGGCTCATCCAGGATCAGCAGGGGCGGATTCTTGACTAATGCACGGGCCAGGAGTACCAGTCGCTGCTCACTGGCCGAGAGCCGGGATAACAGGGTATTGGCGCGGGGCTCCAATTGCAGCAATTGCAACCAATGCTGAACCGTAGTTTCCTGGTCGGATGATAACTGGCGGAACAGCCCGATGGTATCAAAGAGACCCGAAGCCACTGTCTGAAAAACAGTAGCCGTATAGTCGAAATACAGGTGCAGTTCAGGGGACACATAGCCGATCCTTCGCTTGATATCCCAGATGCTTTCGCCACTGCCCCGGCGCTTATCAAACAGGTAGATCTCATTGGAATAAGCCTGTGGGTTATCGCCGCTGATCAGGCTGAGCAGGGTGGATTTCCCTGCGCCGTTCTGCCCGGAAACACTCCAGCATTCGCCTTTGTTGACGGTCCAGTTCACGTCCTGCAAGATGATCTTACCCTCATATTGTACCTGCACATTTTTCATCTGTATAGCAATGTTGAAGTCGATGCTGGCGGGAGGAAGCAGCTGCCGCAGCTGGTCGCCATTGAAAAGCGCTGCCGGGGCTGCATGGGCAGGCGGCTGATAACTGGCCCTCGGAACCGGGGCCGACAATTCCCCTTTTTCCAGGGTGGCCACAAGCGTGATGCAGGCAGGCAGCTCATGCGGCGTAGTGATCAGGATGAGGTGGATACCCCGCTGCGGCAGCTGGTCCAGGATGCTGTGCAGGAGTTGCCGGCCGGCTGTGTCCAGACCGAGAAAGGGGTGGTCCAGGATCAGCAGCACGGGAGATTGCAGCAGGGCAATGGCCAGCTGTAGTCGTTTGTTCTCGCCGTTGGAAAGCTGGATCATTGGTTCGTCCAATAACCTGTCTATCTGCAAAAGGGTAAGCCA from Candidatus Pseudobacter hemicellulosilyticus encodes the following:
- a CDS encoding ATP-binding cassette domain-containing protein produces the protein MDKTLLLQLDNVSVKLGATPVLKNINLQLHRQEQLAIIGPSGSGKTVLAHTLAGRHFFSGQLIAGFGTPETFHRQVMVVEQQHRFKDLSNQSNFYYQQRYNSFDSEQTATVSQALAPYLDNQRDAETSQWLTLLQIDRLLDEPMIQLSNGENKRLQLAIALLQSPVLLILDHPFLGLDTAGRQLLHSILDQLPQRGIHLILITTPHELPACITLVATLEKGELSAPVPRASYQPPAHAAPAALFNGDQLRQLLPPASIDFNIAIQMKNVQVQYEGKIILQDVNWTVNKGECWSVSGQNGAGKSTLLSLISGDNPQAYSNEIYLFDKRRGSGESIWDIKRRIGYVSPELHLYFDYTATVFQTVASGLFDTIGLFRQLSSDQETTVQHWLQLLQLEPRANTLLSRLSASEQRLVLLARALVKNPPLLILDEPCQGLDESQVARFRELINQICHEAGTTLLYVSHYREEIPACVTRQLFLQKGKAPEIQVL